A genomic stretch from Burkholderiales bacterium includes:
- a CDS encoding radical SAM protein: MKDTSSEISNPIFASASHQIALDPGKVVLINPYELGRQPFGLAEPAAWLKHAGFDVSCIDLSLQKLDACLPADAALVALYVGMHTATRIAVEAIPRIRQIAPRAHLCVYGLYAPMNAMLLANLGVQTILGGEFEPALLALAQKLAAGESAQQSEPSVSLDKIAFRLPDRSGLPALHRYAHLLYPDEAGVGSKRIVGFAEASRGCKHLCRHCPVVPVYEGKFRIVPLDIVLGDIRQQVACGAEHISFGDPDFFNGPTHAMKLVRALHDEFPQLSYDATIKIQHLLQHADLMPELKRTGCLFVTSAVESVDDDVLRLLDKNHSSADFDRAVGLMREAKIALAPTFVAFTPWTTLPGYIALLQRLLDLRLVESVPPIQLAIRLLIPAGSYLLRLPGFADRIGDFDAAMLGYPWRHSDARVDDLQAAVQTLVARTADLPRRETFVRVWRLAQAALGLAAPAIGEHCLGHPIPHLSEPWYCCAEPTSQQLQSF, from the coding sequence ATGAAAGACACTTCATCAGAGATTTCCAACCCCATTTTTGCTTCCGCATCACACCAGATAGCGCTCGATCCGGGCAAAGTTGTCCTGATCAATCCGTATGAACTCGGCCGTCAGCCTTTCGGCCTCGCCGAGCCGGCAGCCTGGCTCAAGCACGCCGGGTTCGATGTGAGCTGCATCGATCTGTCGCTGCAAAAACTCGATGCCTGTCTGCCGGCCGACGCTGCTCTGGTCGCGCTCTATGTCGGCATGCATACCGCGACGCGCATCGCGGTCGAGGCGATTCCGCGTATCCGGCAAATCGCTCCCCGCGCGCATCTCTGCGTGTATGGCTTGTATGCGCCGATGAACGCAATGCTGCTGGCAAACCTCGGCGTACAAACCATACTCGGCGGTGAATTCGAGCCCGCATTGCTCGCGCTGGCGCAAAAGCTTGCGGCCGGCGAATCGGCGCAGCAGAGCGAGCCGTCCGTCAGTTTGGACAAGATCGCGTTCCGGCTTCCCGACCGCAGCGGATTGCCGGCGCTGCACCGCTACGCGCACCTCCTTTACCCTGATGAAGCGGGCGTCGGCAGCAAGCGTATCGTTGGCTTTGCCGAAGCCAGCCGCGGCTGCAAGCACTTGTGCCGGCATTGCCCGGTCGTACCGGTCTACGAAGGCAAATTCCGCATCGTTCCGCTCGACATCGTGCTCGGCGACATTCGCCAGCAGGTCGCGTGCGGCGCGGAGCATATTTCGTTCGGCGACCCGGATTTTTTCAACGGGCCGACGCACGCGATGAAACTCGTCCGCGCATTGCACGACGAATTTCCGCAACTCAGTTACGACGCCACGATCAAGATCCAGCATCTGCTTCAGCACGCCGATCTGATGCCGGAACTGAAGCGCACGGGCTGCCTGTTCGTGACCTCGGCGGTCGAGTCGGTCGATGACGACGTGCTGCGCCTGCTCGACAAGAATCACAGCAGTGCTGACTTCGATCGCGCCGTCGGATTGATGCGGGAAGCGAAAATCGCTCTCGCGCCGACTTTCGTCGCGTTCACGCCGTGGACCACGCTGCCGGGTTATATCGCGCTGCTGCAGCGTCTGCTCGATTTGCGGCTAGTCGAGTCCGTGCCGCCGATCCAGCTTGCGATCCGCCTCCTGATTCCCGCAGGGTCTTATCTGCTCAGGCTGCCTGGCTTCGCGGACCGCATCGGCGACTTCGACGCCGCGATGCTGGGCTACCCGTGGCGGCACAGCGATGCGCGAGTCGACGATCTGCAGGCTGCGGTGCAGACGCTGGTCGCCCGGACTGCCGATTTGCCCAGGCGAGAAACCTTCGTCCGCGTCTGGCGGCTCGCGCAAGCCGCGCTCGGGCTTGCTGCGCCGGCCATCGGCGAGCACTGCTTAGGACATCCGATTCCGCATTTGTCAGAGCCCTGGTATTGCTGCGCCGAACCGACCTCGCAGCAGTTGCAAAGCTTCTGA
- a CDS encoding methyltransferase domain-containing protein: MTVENTAPACRFCDAELRHSLVDLGMSPLCNTQVEPHQLNHMEPFYPLHAYVCEKCFLVQLGEFVSPDAIFSDYAYFSSYSDSWVQHAKRYADMAAERFKLGAGSKVMEIASNDGYLLQHFVAKKIPVLGIEPAANVAKVAVEKGIPTTVRFFGTEIAKQILQEHGPADLLLGNNVLAHVPKLNDFVGGMKVLLKPGGTITMEFPHLMRLMEENQFDTIYHEHFSYFSFYTVQKVFAKQGLTLFDVEELPTHGGSLRIFGRHAEDSRRVTERAKELTARELAKGVDKMESYASFGEQVRQTKRKLLDFMIKAKNEGKTIVGYGAPGKGNTLLNYCGIREDFVQYTVDRSPYKQGRYTPGTRIPILSPDEIRQTKPDYLLILPWNLKDEVMRQMAYIREWGGQFVVPIPEVKVLAGS, from the coding sequence ATGACCGTAGAAAATACCGCGCCAGCGTGCCGCTTTTGCGACGCCGAACTGCGCCACTCCCTGGTCGATCTTGGCATGTCGCCTCTGTGCAATACGCAGGTCGAGCCGCATCAGTTGAATCATATGGAACCGTTCTATCCGCTGCACGCGTATGTCTGCGAAAAATGCTTTCTGGTGCAACTCGGCGAATTCGTATCGCCGGACGCGATCTTCAGCGATTACGCGTATTTTTCTTCGTATTCGGATAGCTGGGTGCAGCACGCCAAGCGCTATGCGGATATGGCGGCGGAACGGTTCAAGCTCGGCGCCGGCAGCAAGGTCATGGAAATTGCCAGCAACGATGGCTACCTGCTGCAGCATTTCGTCGCAAAAAAAATTCCGGTGCTCGGCATCGAGCCGGCTGCCAATGTCGCCAAAGTCGCAGTCGAGAAAGGCATTCCGACCACAGTACGTTTTTTCGGCACGGAAATCGCGAAGCAGATTCTGCAGGAACACGGCCCGGCCGATCTCTTGCTCGGCAACAACGTGCTCGCCCACGTTCCCAAACTGAACGATTTTGTCGGCGGCATGAAGGTCCTGCTGAAGCCGGGCGGCACGATTACGATGGAATTCCCGCATCTGATGCGGCTGATGGAAGAAAACCAGTTCGACACGATTTACCACGAGCACTTTTCGTATTTCTCGTTCTACACCGTACAGAAAGTTTTCGCCAAACAGGGGCTCACGCTGTTCGACGTCGAAGAGCTGCCGACGCACGGCGGATCGCTGCGCATATTCGGCCGCCACGCCGAAGACAGCCGGCGGGTTACCGAGCGCGCGAAGGAATTGACCGCGCGCGAACTCGCCAAAGGCGTCGACAAGATGGAAAGCTATGCTTCGTTCGGCGAGCAGGTCAGGCAGACCAAACGCAAGCTGCTCGACTTCATGATCAAGGCCAAAAACGAAGGCAAAACCATCGTCGGTTACGGCGCGCCGGGCAAGGGCAATACCTTGCTGAATTACTGCGGCATCCGCGAGGATTTCGTCCAATACACGGTCGATCGCAGCCCGTACAAGCAGGGTCGCTACACGCCCGGCACGCGTATCCCGATTTTGAGCCCGGATGAAATCCGCCAGACCAAACCCGATTATTTATTAATTCTGCCGTGGAATCTGAAAGACGAAGTCATGCGGCAAATGGCCTATATCCGCGAATGGGGCGGCCAGTTCGTGGTGCCGATTCCGGAGGTTAAGGTGCTGGCCGGGTCGTAG
- a CDS encoding ATP-grasp domain-containing protein produces the protein MRRVLLLLPTTSYRNAAFLAAGKALDVEIVACADYCHRLAPSWGLPATLAVPFDRPQNAAATVLRILAGADGFARRKLDAVLAVDDAGLELGSLLNQHLGLPGNQLEAVRRLRDKLHFRELLRAHAFNCPPFVHLPDGETARPPTLPFPLVVKPRRLSASRGVIRADNDDEFTRAIERAREIQRLGDRDAADLGLIVEAFIPGREYALEGLLTQGRLRVLAQFDKPDALDGPFFEETLYVTPSRLSSALQHQIADEVQRACRIADITTGPIHAEMRVNRDGIWLLEIAARSIGGLCSDVLRHALGMSLEELILRHALDLPLSQARPGGASGVMMLPIAKRGIFRGARNVETALNISGISAIQITAQINQLLVPLPEGASYLGFIFAHAATADAVEAALRSAHKALAFDFDTAVPVLESVPVNNCSCQENGK, from the coding sequence ATGCGCCGCGTCCTGCTGCTACTGCCGACAACTTCGTATCGCAACGCTGCTTTTCTCGCGGCGGGCAAGGCGCTCGATGTCGAAATCGTCGCTTGCGCCGATTACTGCCATCGGCTGGCGCCGTCCTGGGGATTGCCCGCCACCCTGGCGGTGCCGTTCGACCGGCCGCAGAACGCAGCCGCAACCGTGCTGAGGATACTGGCGGGCGCGGACGGCTTCGCACGACGCAAACTCGATGCTGTTCTAGCAGTCGACGACGCCGGGCTCGAACTCGGGTCGCTGCTGAATCAGCATCTCGGCCTTCCGGGCAACCAGCTCGAAGCGGTGCGGCGGCTGCGCGACAAGCTTCATTTCCGCGAACTGCTGCGCGCGCATGCCTTCAACTGCCCGCCGTTCGTTCATTTGCCGGATGGCGAAACCGCGCGTCCGCCGACGCTACCATTCCCATTGGTAGTGAAGCCGCGCCGCCTTTCGGCCAGCCGCGGCGTGATCCGCGCGGATAATGACGACGAGTTCACGCGCGCAATCGAGCGGGCGCGGGAGATTCAGCGCCTCGGCGACCGCGACGCGGCTGATCTCGGCCTGATCGTCGAAGCTTTCATCCCGGGCCGCGAATATGCGCTGGAAGGATTGCTGACCCAGGGCCGGCTCCGCGTGCTCGCGCAGTTCGACAAGCCCGACGCGCTCGACGGCCCGTTCTTCGAAGAAACGCTGTATGTGACGCCATCGCGCCTGTCTTCCGCCTTGCAACATCAGATCGCGGACGAGGTCCAGCGCGCCTGCCGCATCGCCGATATTACGACCGGGCCGATCCACGCCGAGATGCGCGTCAACCGCGACGGCATCTGGCTGCTCGAAATCGCCGCGCGCTCGATCGGCGGCCTGTGCAGCGATGTGCTGCGGCATGCGCTCGGCATGAGTCTGGAAGAACTGATCCTGCGTCACGCGCTGGACTTGCCTCTATCGCAGGCCCGGCCAGGCGGGGCAAGCGGCGTCATGATGCTGCCGATCGCGAAGCGCGGCATTTTTCGCGGTGCGAGAAATGTCGAAACGGCATTGAACATATCGGGCATCAGCGCAATCCAAATCACTGCGCAGATAAATCAATTGCTGGTTCCATTGCCGGAAGGGGCAAGCTACCTCGGATTCATTTTCGCCCACGCGGCAACGGCCGATGCGGTCGAAGCCGCACTACGCAGCGCCCACAAAGCGCTGGCCTTTGACTTCGATACGGCAGTGCCGGTGTTAGAATCGGTTCCTGTCAACAACTGCTCCTGTCAGGAGAATGGAAAATGA